The following proteins come from a genomic window of Gimesia sp.:
- the rsfS gene encoding ribosome silencing factor, which produces MSSLERACLCARVCEQFKGQDIVVLDVTKITPLFDYFIITTATNQRQAHAIAEEIRVLMKQDHANRRNIEGKDSNWILGDYGDVVLHIFTDDARGLYDLERLWGDAPQLDWQSHKPADSQ; this is translated from the coding sequence ATGTCGAGTCTGGAACGTGCCTGCCTGTGCGCCCGTGTCTGCGAGCAGTTTAAAGGTCAGGACATCGTGGTCCTCGACGTCACGAAAATCACCCCGCTGTTCGACTACTTCATCATCACCACCGCGACCAACCAGCGGCAGGCCCATGCCATTGCCGAGGAAATCCGGGTCCTGATGAAGCAGGATCATGCGAATCGCCGCAACATCGAAGGCAAGGACAGCAATTGGATCCTGGGTGACTATGGCGACGTAGTGCTGCACATCTTCACCGATGATGCCCGCGGGCTGTACGACCTCGAGCGTCTCTGGGGGGATGCCCCCCAGCTGGACTGGCAGTCGCACAAACCCGCCGATTCGCAGTAA
- the argS gene encoding arginine--tRNA ligase, whose amino-acid sequence MNILAELRSRFEPVLTEWTDNPSSVIDMLKASQDPKFGDYQANFAMPLAARIPDLKPRDLAAQIVEKVDLSDFCEPLEIAGPGFINIKLKQDWLQEQTMQLVQDERLGVVAVEAPQKVVVDFSAPNVAKPMHVGHLRSTVIGDANYRVLKFLGHDVVGDNHIGDWGTQFGMIIFGYKHFLNEAAFQEEPVFELARLYRLVNQLSDYHASKNSLPQKELEIEQLTEKLQTLEGTADQTDKKVQKQLKKLKTELETNQKTLSSLQESLSQLEANEDLKSKATAFPDIARLAREETAKLHAGDAENNDLWKQFLPQCLDLIQGVYDRLDIHFDMTLGESFYQPMLADVVADLKQKGLATESQGAICVFMKGKEAPFIVQKQDGAFTYATTDLATIKYRAEELNADRILYVVDSRQSEHFELLFSTVKDWGYTDLELQHVSFGSVLGEDGRPIKTRAGDSVGLDSLLNEAIQRAYNIVSEIDDDKHDGPELSKEERKQIAEVVGLGGIKYADLKHNRESDYRFDWDKMLAKQGDTATYMQYAYARVNGIFRKGGIDRDELRTHQQSLNLIEPTEIALAMKINRYSEILESVAAEARPNYLTNYLYELADLFSTFYDVCPVLKADDETVRTSRLLLSDLTARVVQNGLSLLGIRTCERM is encoded by the coding sequence ATGAATATCCTCGCCGAACTGAGAAGCCGGTTTGAACCTGTATTAACTGAATGGACCGACAATCCCTCCTCGGTCATCGACATGCTCAAAGCCTCACAGGACCCCAAATTCGGGGACTACCAGGCGAACTTCGCGATGCCGCTGGCAGCCAGAATTCCCGACCTGAAACCACGGGACCTGGCGGCGCAAATCGTCGAGAAGGTGGACCTGTCTGATTTCTGTGAACCACTGGAAATTGCCGGCCCGGGTTTTATCAACATCAAGCTCAAGCAGGACTGGCTTCAGGAACAGACAATGCAGCTGGTTCAGGACGAACGATTAGGTGTCGTGGCTGTAGAAGCCCCCCAGAAGGTCGTAGTCGACTTCTCCGCGCCGAATGTTGCCAAACCGATGCACGTCGGTCACCTGCGAAGTACCGTGATCGGCGATGCCAACTATCGGGTCCTGAAATTTCTGGGGCACGATGTCGTAGGCGATAACCACATCGGGGACTGGGGTACCCAGTTCGGGATGATCATTTTTGGCTACAAGCATTTTCTGAACGAAGCCGCTTTCCAGGAAGAGCCAGTATTCGAATTAGCTCGACTTTATCGGCTGGTCAACCAGTTGTCGGATTACCACGCTTCCAAAAACTCCCTTCCCCAGAAGGAACTGGAAATCGAGCAGCTGACGGAAAAACTGCAGACGCTCGAAGGAACTGCAGACCAGACCGACAAAAAGGTACAGAAACAGCTTAAAAAACTCAAAACCGAATTAGAAACCAATCAAAAGACCCTCAGTTCACTGCAGGAAAGCCTCAGCCAGCTGGAAGCCAATGAAGACCTGAAAAGCAAGGCGACCGCCTTTCCGGATATCGCTCGACTGGCACGAGAAGAAACCGCGAAACTCCATGCCGGTGATGCTGAGAACAACGACCTGTGGAAACAGTTTCTCCCGCAGTGCCTCGATTTAATTCAGGGAGTCTATGACCGGCTCGACATTCACTTCGATATGACGCTGGGGGAAAGTTTTTACCAGCCCATGCTGGCGGATGTCGTCGCAGACTTGAAACAAAAAGGACTCGCCACCGAGAGCCAGGGAGCAATCTGTGTCTTCATGAAAGGTAAAGAGGCACCCTTCATCGTGCAGAAACAGGATGGCGCCTTTACCTACGCCACTACTGATCTGGCTACCATCAAGTATCGAGCCGAAGAGCTCAATGCTGATCGAATCCTGTATGTTGTTGATTCCCGACAGAGTGAACACTTTGAACTACTGTTTTCCACCGTCAAAGACTGGGGCTACACTGATCTGGAACTGCAGCATGTCAGCTTCGGTTCAGTCTTAGGTGAAGATGGACGTCCAATTAAAACCAGAGCGGGAGACAGTGTTGGTCTGGACAGCCTGCTTAATGAAGCGATTCAGCGAGCCTATAACATTGTTTCGGAAATTGACGATGACAAACATGACGGACCAGAGCTGAGCAAAGAAGAACGCAAACAAATCGCTGAGGTGGTAGGACTTGGTGGTATTAAATACGCTGACCTGAAGCACAACAGAGAGAGCGATTACAGATTCGATTGGGACAAAATGCTGGCCAAGCAGGGTGATACGGCCACCTACATGCAGTACGCTTATGCCCGGGTGAATGGCATCTTCCGCAAGGGGGGCATCGACAGAGACGAACTGCGGACACATCAGCAGTCTCTCAACCTGATCGAACCTACCGAAATCGCCCTGGCGATGAAAATCAACCGTTACTCTGAGATCCTGGAAAGTGTTGCCGCTGAAGCACGGCCCAACTACCTGACCAATTACCTCTACGAACTGGCTGACCTCTTCAGTACCTTCTATGACGTCTGCCCCGTGTTAAAGGCTGACGATGAGACTGTCAGAACGAGCCGACTGCTGCTCTCCGATCTGACCGCCCGGGTCGTTCAGAATGGCCTGTCACTCCTGGGGATCAGAACCTGCGAGCGAATGTGA
- a CDS encoding sodium-translocating pyrophosphatase: MRFSTVARYSPVRPVPKLITLTISTLFCSAPLLAAETSDASPPVAASESVVISWLLAIAGAIFALFTAYRFFSWMVAQSEGDARMKTIAEHVREGARAYLDQQFKVVTLFFAVVCALLAFMAFGLNTQSHWVPFAFLTGGFFSALAGWFGMRTATLASARTAHAAKESLNNGLQVAFRSGAVMGLVVVGLGLLDISLWFGVLHWIVKMPLAEITVTMLCFGMGASSQALFARVGGGIFTKAADVGADLVGKVEAGIPEDDPRNPATIADNVGDNVGDVAGMGADLYESYCGSILASGALGVAAYHGYPKMQMMCLLLPMCLAAVGIFLSVTGIFMVKTEEGASQKNLLKALAKGIDTAAFCVIVASLGLVWIMLVIPSQSAGIPEDSPLLTGNKLFGVFGAIVSGLVAGWLIGKWTEYSTSDEFKPTRFIADQSSTGPATVIIAGIAEGFYSVWVPILVIGVAIIVAFGLCTGFDFQNSQVFAMGLYGVAIAAVGMLSTLGVTLATDAYGPIADNAGGNAEMSGQEPFVRQRTDALDSLGNTTAATGKGFAIGSAALTALALLAAYVEEVRIGFERWVENSAIVQTVTDDPSNASALKLSKNCIAIRIPDKDGNAPKHNNMGYLLFPALHQTQITPGRTKIEEAEVGSIINGLNITELLLRSDCVEVKKATVPDFSRFYNFSLLNPKVLVGIFFGVMIAFVFCAMTMKAVGRAAGAMVDEVRRQFREIAGIMENEAEPDYAACVEISTAAAQREMILPAMLGLLSPVVVGVLLGVPGVVGLLVGALTSGFAVAIMMANAGGAWDNAKKYIEAGAHGGKGTDAHKATVVGDTVGDPFKDTSGPSLNILIKLMSMVSVVIAGFIIQYALELF; encoded by the coding sequence ATGAGGTTTTCTACCGTCGCTCGCTACTCGCCCGTTCGTCCTGTTCCCAAACTCATCACTCTAACCATCAGCACGCTCTTCTGCTCCGCTCCCTTGCTGGCAGCAGAAACATCAGATGCCTCGCCACCCGTGGCCGCATCTGAATCCGTCGTCATCAGCTGGCTACTTGCGATTGCAGGTGCGATCTTCGCCCTGTTTACCGCTTATCGCTTTTTCTCCTGGATGGTCGCGCAGTCCGAAGGTGACGCCCGCATGAAGACCATCGCCGAGCACGTCCGTGAAGGAGCCCGTGCTTACCTGGACCAGCAGTTCAAGGTCGTGACCCTGTTCTTTGCCGTGGTCTGTGCATTGCTGGCCTTCATGGCCTTTGGCCTCAACACTCAATCACACTGGGTCCCCTTCGCCTTTTTGACCGGGGGTTTTTTCTCTGCACTGGCAGGCTGGTTCGGTATGCGAACCGCTACACTCGCCAGTGCACGTACCGCCCATGCGGCGAAAGAATCACTCAACAACGGCCTGCAGGTCGCGTTCCGCAGTGGTGCAGTGATGGGACTCGTCGTTGTGGGACTCGGACTGTTGGACATCAGTCTCTGGTTCGGTGTTCTGCACTGGATCGTCAAGATGCCTCTGGCGGAGATCACCGTCACCATGCTCTGCTTTGGTATGGGAGCCAGCAGCCAGGCACTGTTTGCCCGCGTGGGTGGTGGTATCTTTACCAAAGCCGCGGACGTCGGAGCCGACCTCGTCGGTAAAGTGGAGGCAGGCATCCCCGAAGACGACCCGCGTAACCCGGCAACGATTGCAGACAACGTGGGCGACAACGTAGGTGATGTCGCCGGCATGGGGGCAGACCTCTATGAATCGTACTGTGGTTCCATCCTAGCCAGTGGTGCCCTGGGTGTCGCCGCATATCATGGTTATCCCAAAATGCAGATGATGTGCCTGCTGCTGCCGATGTGTCTGGCCGCAGTCGGTATCTTCCTTTCGGTCACCGGAATCTTCATGGTGAAAACAGAAGAAGGTGCCTCTCAGAAAAACCTGTTGAAAGCACTGGCTAAGGGAATCGACACCGCCGCCTTCTGTGTGATTGTCGCCTCCCTGGGCCTGGTCTGGATCATGCTGGTAATTCCTTCGCAGTCCGCGGGAATCCCGGAAGATTCTCCACTGCTGACGGGGAACAAACTGTTTGGTGTCTTCGGTGCGATCGTCTCCGGTCTGGTTGCAGGCTGGTTGATCGGGAAATGGACCGAGTATTCCACCAGTGATGAATTCAAACCGACCCGCTTCATCGCGGATCAGTCTTCAACCGGTCCAGCGACAGTGATCATCGCCGGGATCGCCGAAGGCTTTTACAGCGTCTGGGTGCCGATTCTGGTGATTGGTGTCGCTATCATCGTCGCCTTTGGCTTGTGTACCGGCTTCGACTTCCAGAACTCACAGGTTTTCGCGATGGGCCTGTATGGCGTTGCGATTGCCGCTGTGGGGATGTTAAGCACACTCGGGGTAACACTCGCCACCGATGCCTATGGTCCGATTGCTGACAATGCCGGCGGTAACGCGGAAATGAGCGGTCAGGAACCGTTCGTACGCCAGCGAACCGACGCCCTGGACAGCCTGGGGAATACGACAGCTGCTACCGGAAAAGGCTTCGCGATCGGCTCAGCCGCTTTGACAGCGCTGGCTCTGTTGGCTGCCTACGTGGAAGAAGTCCGCATCGGGTTTGAACGCTGGGTCGAGAACTCAGCCATCGTGCAAACGGTGACCGATGACCCTTCAAATGCGTCTGCACTGAAGCTGAGTAAAAACTGTATTGCGATCCGTATTCCTGACAAAGACGGCAACGCTCCCAAACACAACAACATGGGTTACCTGCTGTTCCCCGCTCTGCACCAGACTCAAATTACGCCCGGGCGAACCAAAATCGAAGAAGCCGAGGTGGGATCGATCATCAACGGCCTGAACATCACAGAGCTCCTGTTGCGCAGCGACTGTGTTGAAGTCAAAAAAGCGACCGTGCCTGATTTCTCCCGCTTCTATAATTTCTCGCTGCTGAACCCCAAGGTACTGGTTGGGATCTTTTTCGGCGTGATGATTGCCTTCGTCTTCTGTGCGATGACCATGAAGGCTGTGGGCCGCGCCGCGGGTGCGATGGTGGACGAAGTCCGGCGGCAATTCCGTGAAATCGCAGGGATTATGGAGAACGAAGCCGAACCGGATTACGCCGCCTGTGTCGAAATCAGTACAGCTGCGGCACAGCGTGAAATGATTCTGCCCGCGATGCTGGGCCTGCTCTCCCCGGTTGTCGTGGGTGTCCTGCTGGGAGTCCCCGGCGTAGTAGGCCTGCTGGTGGGAGCCTTGACGAGTGGGTTCGCAGTTGCCATTATGATGGCTAATGCCGGTGGTGCCTGGGATAATGCTAAGAAGTACATCGAAGCAGGCGCACATGGCGGCAAGGGAACTGATGCGCACAAAGCCACAGTAGTAGGTGATACCGTAGGTGACCCGTTCAAGGACACCAGCGGTCCCAGCCTGAATATTCTGATCAAGTTGATGAGTATGGTTTCTGTTGTCATAGCCGGTTTTATCATCCAATACGCATTAGAGCTATTTTAA